The Nycticebus coucang isolate mNycCou1 unplaced genomic scaffold, mNycCou1.pri scaffold_50, whole genome shotgun sequence genome includes the window TGGGTGAAGAAATTCTGGAGTTCTCACAGTTCAGTACACTCGCTCCAAGGTGATGTAAGATCCTTCAGGTTATGAGctgtgtttttgagattcattttttttttttaaatttggggtcttttttatttttatacacatgaCAAGATTTTACACCAAGAATAGTCAGTTAAATAGTACAAATTTACATTCaagaagaatgttaaaaaaaatcaactaaaaaacCCACTTCTTCCTGTGACCCACAATCCCAACATTTTACAGTGCAGGGGAGGAAGGGACTGGGGGTAGCATCCAGAACAAGTCTCTCCCAAAAGAAATGACTTAAATTTCACATTCCCTCTTCACACAGGATCCAAATGGTTAAAGTATAATTTACAACTCATCTTTTTCAGCTGTAGATTCCTTTGCTGTTTCTTGTTCTTCTTCCTCGGTCCCTGCGTCCATGTCTTCTTCCTCGTCTTGCTCTGTGTCTTCTGTTGTTTCTTCAGGTTCTTCTTTGGGCTCTTCTTCCACCTTTGTGTCAGGGTCAATGTTTAAGCTGAGGCGAAGCATTCTTTCTATCCTATCTCCATATGCTTTAGTGTCCAGTAAAAGATACCCTGACCGAAGTGTCGCTGTTTCAAACAAAACGACAGCAAGATCCAAAACTGTTCTgtcatcttcatcttccttcATTGCATTAGTAGTGCACATTTCCATTCTAAGTCAGTATTAAGACATTTCCCTTATTAAATATatcatacaaaaacaaaaacaaatatttcattgcacatcaaattttctttttttttttttttgtggtttttggccggggctgggtttgaacccgccacctccggcatatgggaccggcgccctactccttgagccacaggtgccgcccgcacaTCAAATTTTCTATTTACCATTTGCATTTATACATAGACCCTTGGTTTCTTACTTTATTCAGTTCAATAAATGCTACCAGCATTTAGTTTGGTGCCCAGAGTATCACAGATTTAGGTATTTTAATTAGACTTTTGTATTCTTTTGAtatatttctattgtttcttagtttctaacacaaaaatatatttcaggcttattggatactttttccctgTATCTGTTCAGGCATTTTTCTGAGTAGTCCTCATTCCTTTAAtggagaatggtatttagaagTCAAGGTCAAGGTGCAACTTGTACTCATTATTATTAAGGTATAATGGCTTGTAAGGCCTTTCAGTGAACAGAGTTAAGgaacatgtgtgtacacacacacacagacacacacacgcatacatatTTATAGGTTTTGTATCTATATATGTTGAAAATCATGAGTTCCCACCCTTATCTAGAATTGCATGCTATACTACAAGGTTCATTTTTAGTATTTCAGGTGAGTAATTTATTTCTCCAACTATCAGAAAtatgtatgtttacatatttaattaatcCTCCTGTCTATAGGTATCTCTTATTGCCACCACTGTCCTTTTCAGGTGTGGATGTCCTCCTCTGCTCACTCCGGCTTAGACATCAATGTGCCTGGCAGCTGTGTTATGTAGACACGCTCCTCAACCCACCAGGTATCCAACACCTTACATCAAACAAGCCTTCTATGCCAAGCCCCTCTTCACCCTACTTGGGCTCTGACACTCTGTTCTGAGACACTACAACACTCCCCAAGTGCCTCCTTTTGTGAGGCTGCCGATTTTGCTTGGCTCACCTTATAGCTATCAGATTGAATTattcagaaagggaagaaaaaaatactatattccTTCCCTACCCCCATTGTTTTATTGAGGTATCATTGACATGAAAGTATGCATGTatttaagtgtacaatttgatgaattttcatatgtatgtatcaTCACAATCAAGATAACAAACACATCTATATCCTCCTcattcattttgagttttttaaaaattaaactttttggtTCTAGGTGAGtatagattcacatgcagttaTAAGGTACAATAGAGACGTCTTATGTACACTTTACCCAGTTTCCTCCAGTGGTAACATCTTACAAAACTGCAGGGTAGTATCACAACCTTTGACATTGACATTGAGATAGTCAAGATACTGAACATTTCTTTCACTGCTAGGATCTCTCGTGTCATCATTTTAGAGACATACCCACTTTCCTTCTGCTCCTACTCCCTCAAATctagtttccatttttataattttgccttttcagaCATGTAAAATCAACTTTGGGGGATTGGTTTTTCTTACTCTATTCAAATCTCTGGAGATTCATCTAGGCTGCTGCGTTTATCAGcagttcattcattttattccatGGCACTGGTGTACTACAGTTTACTTTACCACAAAGTGAATGacaattgggttgtttccagtttggggctattacaaataaagcttctataaacatttatgtagagATTCTGTGTgaaaaaagtcttcatttctctatAATAAATAGCGAAGGGTATAATCACTGAGTCCCATGAAGGTGTTACGTTTAGTTTTTTATGAAGCTGTCAAACAATGTATCCCATTTCTCCTCATCTTTGCCAGGATTTGGTATTGTcactattttcaaagaaaaattttatccaTTCTGACAAACATGTAGTGATAGCTcagtgtgtttttaatttgcatttcctgaatggtgagcattttttcaaaactTTGTACCCAGCACCTAAAACTCTCCACATGGCTGTTCACCAGGGATTCTATCATGAATCCCCAGGCTTGATTTTTGTAGGAAGCAGAGGACAAGCATGTTAGGTCTGTTTCTCATTTATATGATAGCCCTTGAGCAGACTATTTCTCATTGTTTTCTCAGTGTCTTCTGATGCAATTAATAAAGATTGCTGAGTAAATGTTTTGTAAAGTGTTTTGCAAATACTTTCATTAAACAGGACATTGGAGTATCAACAAttcttatgttttataaatacagaGGCAAAAAGCAGTGTAGATTCTTTCTGATTGTATGGCACAAGCCTAATTATCCAAGGTCATAGTCAGCTCAGGCTGTGATCACTCAGAGTGGAATATACagatttctttacttattttttattaaatcataactttgtgcatcgatgcatttatggggttcagggtactgcttcgatatacaatgtgaaatgtttacattgaactaagtaacacatccatcacaattatactcatttcttaataattttgaaatgtaccattgcatcatgcacattagcaaacaccctccctccacccaacccctcctcccctcccctctctcagaGTGGAACATATGAAGCCTGCTCTGCCCTCCCACCTCTGCATGCCACTCACTTCCTCAGGAAAggcttatgatttttttaaattaaatcataactgtgtacaataatgcatttgtggggtacaacttatgattttttaaatccttCTTCAGGCTTTTCAGTAATGATTCTATTGCCAATTAGATCTCACCCAAAGGCAGCAGAAGTGTGGAGTCTGGGGTCACATACCCAAGTGAAAAGCACTCGTCCTCCTGGGGTTTGTTGGCAGGACTGACACATCACCCTGCATCTGGCTGTGAGACGGTGTCGCATGGAGGTCCTCAAGACTCTCCTTAACCAGGgatattttgttcatttccagGACAGGCACAGCAACATTCCCTGCAGGTGGCCAGTAAAGATGGCAGCACATCTATTGTGGTGGCCCTCTGTGACACAAACTGCAATTTGGACATCTCAAGGTATGCACATGGAACAAGATCCCTGCAGATTCCACCTGTGTTCATCTGTTCACCTGCTTCTGGGTTTGGGCCAAGAAGCATCTCTTGTTTGCATCTCTTCATTGTTCAAAGTGAATGTTATGCAGGTGGATGTGTTCTTTTCTACAGGGCTCTGCCATTTGAAGgcatattttaatgtgtttactTTTGAATAATTTCCAAGAGTAACTGAAAATTATCACATTAACAATTACTTCCTGCCTAGCCTGGCTCAGCTCTGATGGGCATCCAGAATGTGTATATACAGTCCTGTGGAAAAACCAGAGAACATGGTACAAACTGgagcatcttcaaaaatacccAATGATATTGAATTTGATTAAGATTCCTAGACCACATTTTTTCCTAAGCTTTCCCATTAAGagttttttattcaaaaattccTAATACCGTTTTTTGTGCTAAATAAATTTCGTAAGATGAAGGGGATAATTTGGCAAacgataaagaaataaaaataactaattgtgtGCTCCTAGGTTCATAAAATAACCTGTATGTTGACTCTTAGAAATTAGCTACTGTCTTGCTTTTTCCCTGCATCCATCTAGATTTTAATTCCCAAAGAATATAGAACAGTTGGATATTCATGTGGTTTGAGTCCTATAGCTGTATGAAAGTTCAAGCACTATTCTATTATGattgtattaaaaacaaagtacaagtggaattaatatttgaattaCAGGGAAATGTTTGTTTATCAAGGGTGTGTACAATGCCAGCGGGATTTAGTATGATTTGTTTCAGGTAAGAGAATTAATGTCTGAAACAGCTGGAAAATTATACTTCTCTAAAAAGTAATTATTCTTGCATATTCTATGATTCATTCTATGGAAATCAAAATTGGTCATCTTCACATTCTCGGAACATGAAATGCCAGTACCCTAGGCCTGAGCCATTAGCTGCCGGTTGCTTTCTTCATTTATCTCATTCTAATCTTGTCAAGTCAGCCGAATATAACATAAAGTAGAATAAAGACCTTGGCTTTCCTTCTCAGATTCTCGAAGCGCATCAAAAGCAACTTCAAGGAACATCCATGCCCTGACATCACTACCTTTAGACTTGGCCACCCCATGAACAGGAACTCCCATGTGCCCAGCATCTGGGACCAGCTCTCTCCATGAGACAGGGTAGGGGGAGTCAAGCATCTCATGTGCTTTGACCCAACCTAAACAGGGAACAGGTGTTCTTTCCAGCTGCAACCCAGGTCTAAATGCAAAAAAGTGCACTTGTCACCTTTGATCTGTAAAATTCCAGCAAGAAAATGTCAGACTTTCAGGGCTTATTTAATGAAAAGTCTCTACATTTTTGCTACTGCAAATGGCCATTGTAGTCTCTACATGCTGATATAAACTTGTGTTTTTGCTATATATAGCATGGCAATGGTACATAGAGGACCTTCAATAGATGATTTTGTCATTGAGTTCTGCTCAGCTGAAGCAGAAATCATTTGCCCAGTTTCAACCTCTTGGAATCAACGGAAAAGCTCAGAACTGTAATTCAGAGCCTGTCTGGAGCAAAAGTGTGCTGCttggggcgcctgtagctcagtggttagggcaccagccatatgctctagagctggtaggttcaaatccagccccggcctgctaaagaaacaaacaaaaaaagccgggcattgttgtggccttcctcctgtagtcccagctacttaggaagctgaggcacaagaatggcttaagcccaagaatttgaggttactgtgagctgtgacgcaagagcactctactaagggtgaccaagactctgtctcacaaaacaaataGTCCTGTGCCCACAGATAGCCTCCCTTGGTTGTTTTTGATGCTCTGATGATCAGCAAGCCCTGATTTGAGGGATCTCAGGCCTTCCTCAGAAGGATTGGCATcaatcttgtttttctatttcttttctttatacataATACCACATATTGTATTATGATACCACAGTCATGAatagatggacacttgggttgattccacatctttgcagttgtgaatcgtgttacaataaacattcaagtgcacgtgtctttttgataaaatgatacaattttcctttgtataaatatccaggaatgggattgctgggCTACTTTTAGTTATTTAGGTATCTCCATGTGTGTCTGCTGGGAGCTGTCACTAACATGTAGTAAAATAGGGTAGGTATTTATGTTGGGGGAAGTAGGGATAGGGACAAAATGAAGCTATCAAGAGCCATTGGGTCCAGGTGGCAAAGAACCTGGAATATCATACTAAAGGGTCTGCATTTTGGTCTGTCCAAACTGGGGGCCTTCAAAACTGTGGGTTTCCTCCACCCCAACATGCCCACCTCGGTTGGCTTTCTTCCCTTGTATAAAACTTCATATTCTATAACCAAAATGatatcttctttgttttgtttttgtttttgttttttgattcagagtctcactatgtcgccctcagtagagtgctatggtgtcacagctcataataacctcaaactcttgggctttaatgatcctctttgctcagcctcccaagtagctgggataacaggcacccaccactatgtctggctattttttggttgtagttatcattgttgtttagccggcccaggctgagttcaaatccaccagccggtgaatgtggctggcacccttctcactgagctaaaATGATATCTTCTTTACATCACATCTCCCAGGCATTTTAtcctttgaaaatttcttttttccttttcatgttaATGTTAGGGTATTTGAATGCTTAATAACTCTTTCTAGATCATGTGGAAGATAATAGTAAACATGAATGTGTGTGCACATTACTGCAGTATTTATACTAGAACAGAACTGCACCTCCTAGGTGTCCACCCGAGTAAGGTAAAGATTCATAGATAAGAGCTTGAATAGAAAtgtaccaattttatttttaatttgtacaaCTCTTACATGCATAcattgcatagtggtgaagttAGGACTTTTAGGGTATCCATGAACCAAATAAAGTAcctgtatccattaaccaatTTCTCAACAGCCTCCACACTCCCACCCCATCACTCTTCAGAGTCTCCATTATCTATCATTCTTTCAGTATCTATGATTCCACTCACTAGatccatgtgtacacatttttagcACCCACTGAGGAGTacaaacatgtgatatttgtctttctgtgcctggattattCTACTGAAGATAATGACCCCCAGtccatccaggttgctgcaaAGACAAAATGTTAAGTAGATATGGCTCTGAGCAGGGAACTAGGGATCAAGAAGGGGAGAGCGGAAATAGGGAAGGAAGACTTTGTTTTCTATCATATATGCTTCTATATTGTTTGGATATTACCATGTGTTAACTTCATAGTGGAAACCATTAGTTACACATAGACAGCATAAATCAGAGTTTCCCAAACTTcctcagctcacagcatccttaagGTCTCAGGAATTCTTTTCTAGGGCAAAAGAAGTACCTGCCAGTCCTGTTAACAAGTTGAGTGGTTCAGTACAAACTCCTTAGTGAGTATGTCCTAACAACTTcatagccattaagaaaaataacacacaaaacttgaaagaaaactcctattttttatttcatttatacatAATCACAATTGCTGACTCTTGGATGTGTGCACCTGTTGGGCAGCACACAGCCTTCCAAACCTTGGGCTCTGATTAGACACATCATCCTCATTTTCCACAGTGATTTTCTCATACTTGTGTCTTTAGGACAGCAAATTCCAACCCCTGCTGTGCAATGACAGGGTATCATTGAAGGGAAGGTGATACAGTCTAATGATGGGACTCGGAACTACCTTGAGCTGGTAGTTCACTTGGTGTCCTCACTAGGTGGTTCCATCAAAATCCTCAAATGTTCCTTATCACTCCTGTGAATTCACTGCAGTCCCCTCAAGTGCCTTGGCACAAAGTTTGGGAACCACAGGCATAAAAAGAACTTGTTGGCCGTGCCTCGTAATTTCACTCATTGAGAGAGTCTCCAATATCTGTCCTTCCATATTCTCTTCCTTGGCTGTGtcaagagatgttggcgtagatgtggagaaaagggaacacttctacactgctggtgggaatgcaaattaatacattccttttagaaagatgtttggagaacacttagagatctaaaataggtctgtcattcaatcctataattcctctactagttatatacccagaagaccaaaaatcacattataacaaagatatttgtaccaaaatgtttattgcagcccaattcataattgctaagtcatggaaaaagcccaagtgcccatcgatccatgaatggattaataaattgtggtatatgtacaccatggaatattatgaagccttaaagaaggatggagactttacctcttttatgtttacatggttggagctagaacatattcttcttagtaaagtatcacaagaatggaagaaaaagtatccaatgtactcatccctgctatgaaactaatttatggctttcatatgaaagctataacccagttataacctaagaatatggggaagggggagagggaagggagggatggggaggatatgcagagggagggcaattggtgggattacacctgcggtgcatcttacaagtgtacgtgtgaaacttagtaaatgtagaatataattgtcttaactaagaaaatgccaggaaggccttgttaaccagtgtgatgaaaatgcgtcatactgtttataaaaccagtgtatggtgcccaatgatcgcattgatgtacgtagctatgatttaatattaataaaaaataaaaaaaagaagagcttgtaggcctttttctctcttctcagtgTGGACGAACGCCTCTGCACCTTGCTGCCAACAATGGGATCCTGGACGGGGTCCGATACCTCTGTCTGATGGGTGCCAGCGTGGAGGCACTAACCATGGTGAGTGTCCTCAGGCCGATCAGGAGGGAGCTGCAGGGAGCGCTCCAGCCTCTTAGTAGGAGGGGACAGAGCACACTGGGCAACTGTGTTCTAAAGCAGACAAGCTGCTGTCCCTGGCAGTTACAGGCACATTTGCCCACACAAGCCGGTTCCATGTCCAGTTAATATCCATTCTCTTCTCAACCAGCCAGGCCCCACTCTGGTTCCCGCCGGCCTCTTAGGTTTTCATGTTACACAGCAGGGCCTCCGTATTCTAGGGAGAGATGTGTTTCCCTTTCCTAAATGCTCCCCTTGCCCCATGTCCCGCCACCCAGGGGAGCCCAGTAGTCAGACTTGCAGGAGGAAGGGCTGTCACTGTGGGGCGTGTTCCCCACTTCTTCCCACAGAGACCAGGCTTCCCAGCCCCAGAGGCACAAGAGCAGCTCTCTATGGTTTAAGGAGTCTGCTTTTGCTACTGGGCCtcacattttgtgtgtgtttttagttttcttatagATAGTACTTGGGGTCttcctatattgcccaggctgatctggaactcccgggctcaaggtATCCCCCTACTTCTGCCCcccaattagctggaactacaggtgctgccacagccagctctgcaaaatatttttcagtggAATCTCTTCAGTTCCCTTTGCCTTCTCTCCCCATTGCAGATCTAGTTCCTCCCAACAGAAGAAAGTCTTGGTTCACGTTTCAGGCACTAAGCAGGAGAGAAAAAACCGTCAGCTAATAAGATACAGTGGTAGCTTTATTGCTGCAGTGTAATGGCTTCACTGGAGTTGCTGCTGCTGACAGTGGGCTGACTGTCCTGTCCTCCTGCTGAAACTTACAGATTAGAGCTTTGCTGACATAGGTGATTCTCCGAGGAGATCAAGTGGTTTTTATTGTGGCTGTCAACATCAGGGcactcaggctggagtagagACTCATTTCCTGGGGACCATCAAGGGCTTCGCAAACTGGCCCTCAGCCAAATCcagcccactgcctgtttttataaataaagttttatggggACACAGCCATTCCTGTGTGTTTGTGTAGTCTCTGGCTGTCTCCACAGAGTGGTATTGGAGTTGAGCAGCTCCCACAGAGACTATATGCCCACAGAGTCCAAAACTCCCTGGCCCTCTCTCAGTGCCGGTAgatcaatgagtagggcaccagccacatacaccgaggctggtgggttcgatcctggcccgggcctgctaagtaacaatgacaactgcaaccaaaaaatagccaggcattgtggtgggcgcctataggcccaaggtacttgggatgctgaggcaagagaatgacttaagcataagagtttgaggttgctgtgagctgtgatgtcatagcactctagtgagggtgacataatgagactctgtctcaaaaaaggaaaaaaaaaagactaattacgaaaagaacaaataaccccatttctatgtgggcaagagacttgaacagaaacttctttgatgaagacaggcacatggcctacaaacacatgaaaaatgctcattatccgtaatcatcagagaaatgcaaatcaaaaccactttgagatatcgtctaattctagtaagagtagcccacttcacaaaatcccaaaactacagatgttggcatggttcggcgagaagggaacacttctatactgttggtgggaatgcaagctaatgcgtcctttttggaaagaagtttggagaacactcgagGAACACAAAGTAGACCAACTGTTCAAtactgcagttcctctactaggtatatacccagataatcaaaaatcattttacaagaaagacatttgcaccagaatgtttattgcagcccaattcataattgccaagacaaggaaacagcccaagtgcccatcaacccatgaatggattaacaaatgcaccatggaatactatgcacccataaaaagatagagacttcattcatatcttttatgtttacctgaatggagctggaacatattcttcttagtaaagtatctcaagaattggaaaagtatccaaagtactcaatactactatgaaatcaatatataatcacctacctacacattaatataaatggcaaaacataactatagtccagaaagtagaagggaagaggtcacagaggggaggggaggggaaatatgggaggagggagggtatttggggggaccttacctaatgtgcatgatgcaatggtacatttcaaaactattaagaaatgaaaagaaaattaaaaagaaagaaagaaaacaactcccTGGCCCTGACAGAGGTGTTTTCTGACCCCTGGTCTAAAATTTGCCTCTCTGAGTGCCCTCGGGGGAGCTCACCTTAGTCCTTTACAGAAGTAACAGGTCTGCTCTGTGTGGTGTTGGTCGAAGTGTGGTGCTTCCTCTCAGACCCACTTATTACCAGTATTCTACGTGGGGTGCATCCTCTTCTTAGGAAACCTCTGTACCCAGTGCAAACCCACCATACAGAAGCCCTGCCCTGTGTGGCCCGCTGAGCCTGGTGTGCCACTGTCAAGCCCTACCCAGCCATATCTGGGTTCAGAGCCCAGTTATTCTGTAAAATGATATCTATATGCCTTTATATGaggcaaaaaaattttttgtccTAGAAGTTACTTCATAATAGAACTAATGAGGACATCTTTGAAGAATTTGCCTGCTGAGTCCTGCCAAATAATAGCAGTGTGGGTAGGGCTGCTCCAATGTGTGACCGCTGAACTCCCCGGGTGTCCCCGTGAGGTACCCACCC containing:
- the LOC128579398 gene encoding endoplasmin-like: MKEDEDDRTVLDLAVVLFETATLRSGYLLLDTKAYGDRIERMLRLSLNIDPDTKVEEEPKEEPEETTEDTEQDEEEDMDAGTEEEEQETAKESTAEKDEL